In Deltaproteobacteria bacterium, a single window of DNA contains:
- a CDS encoding ArsB/NhaD family transporter, whose protein sequence is MEKQTIIAVAVFLVVYGLLIWDKIERAIVSLLGASIIILLGVLDQDTAVAGVDFNTIGLLIGMMITVNICQKTGMFQYLAIRSAKLAKGKPWRILVYLTILTALLSALLDNVTTVLLIAPITLLIADELRLTPYPFLFAEITASNIGGTATLIGDPPNIMIGSAAKLSFMDFVVNVAPAVPFVLICYIGVLWLVFGKKMKVDEAHRQRILAFREEDAIKDGRSLKICIGVLIAVVAGFVLHSTLHLEAATIAIAGATILLLLTRESFHDMSLKVEWTSIFFFVGLFILVHGLVETGVIKYFAQKMLTATGGDLSVTAYSIIWGSAVLSAFVDNIPFVATMIPLLNDLATHMGGAEAIKPLWWALSLGACLGGNGTIIGASANVIVAGISAKSGHPIGFVKFMLLAFPLMLASVAIGNLYIYLRFFL, encoded by the coding sequence ATGGAAAAGCAGACAATAATTGCCGTAGCAGTGTTCCTCGTTGTCTACGGCCTACTTATCTGGGATAAGATAGAGCGCGCCATAGTATCGCTTCTTGGCGCATCCATCATCATCCTGCTAGGCGTCCTTGACCAGGACACCGCCGTAGCGGGCGTGGACTTCAACACCATAGGCCTTCTCATCGGCATGATGATAACGGTGAACATCTGCCAGAAGACCGGCATGTTCCAGTATCTCGCCATCCGCAGCGCCAAGCTCGCAAAGGGCAAGCCCTGGCGCATACTCGTTTACCTCACTATACTAACGGCCCTTCTCTCGGCACTACTCGACAACGTGACAACGGTGCTCCTTATAGCGCCGATAACGCTCCTCATAGCCGACGAACTAAGGCTTACGCCCTACCCGTTTCTCTTTGCCGAAATAACAGCATCGAATATCGGCGGCACGGCGACTCTCATAGGAGACCCGCCAAACATCATGATAGGAAGCGCTGCAAAGCTCTCGTTCATGGATTTTGTAGTAAACGTCGCGCCTGCGGTTCCGTTCGTGCTTATATGCTACATAGGTGTGTTGTGGCTGGTGTTTGGCAAGAAAATGAAAGTCGACGAGGCGCACAGACAGCGTATCCTCGCCTTCAGGGAAGAAGACGCAATCAAGGACGGCCGTAGCCTGAAAATCTGCATCGGCGTGCTGATAGCGGTCGTCGCCGGGTTCGTGCTGCACTCAACGCTGCATCTTGAGGCAGCTACAATCGCAATAGCAGGAGCAACTATTTTGCTGCTCCTTACAAGAGAAAGCTTCCACGACATGTCGCTGAAGGTCGAATGGACAAGCATATTCTTCTTTGTCGGGCTCTTTATCCTTGTGCACGGTCTTGTGGAAACAGGCGTCATCAAATACTTCGCCCAAAAAATGCTTACCGCCACGGGAGGCGATTTATCCGTTACCGCGTACTCCATAATCTGGGGCTCTGCAGTACTTAGCGCCTTTGTAGACAACATACCGTTCGTTGCTACTATGATACCTCTATTAAACGACCTTGCCACTCACATGGGTGGGGCCGAGGCCATAAAGCCACTATGGTGGGCGTTATCTCTCGGCGCATGTCTTGGCGGCAACGGCACCATAATCGGCGCGAGCGCGAACGTCATAGTGGCGGGGATATCGGCAAAGAGCGGCCATCCGATAGGATTTGTAAAGTTCATGCTCCTTGCCTTCCCTCTCATGCTCGCATCCGTTGCCATAGGCAACCTTTACATATATCTTAGATTTTTCCTATAG
- a CDS encoding CBS domain-containing protein gives MKASELMTTTVVTVTADNTVGDAVHLLAEHRVRQIPIVDAEKKVFGLITSRILMRAILPRYITKGYLKDVMFAPELEQFTDGLNAIKDKKISDFIKEDPKLVKTGYACVGPDTTAMEIAALFVNSDIPVDRIMVVDEGKKLLGLISPVDLFRKKQA, from the coding sequence ATGAAGGCATCGGAACTGATGACAACGACCGTAGTGACAGTAACAGCCGACAATACCGTCGGCGACGCCGTGCATCTTTTGGCCGAGCACAGGGTGCGCCAAATCCCAATCGTAGACGCAGAAAAAAAGGTATTCGGGCTAATAACCTCGCGTATCCTCATGCGCGCCATACTGCCGCGCTACATAACAAAGGGCTATCTAAAGGACGTCATGTTCGCCCCTGAGCTCGAGCAGTTCACGGACGGCCTGAACGCGATAAAGGACAAGAAGATATCCGACTTCATAAAAGAAGACCCTAAGCTCGTAAAGACCGGCTACGCATGCGTAGGGCCAGATACCACGGCAATGGAAATAGCCGCACTCTTCGTGAACTCCGACATTCCGGTCGACAGGATAATGGTCGTTGACGAGGGCAAAAAGCTCCTCGGCCTTATCTCACCGGTAGATCTATTCCGTAAGAAGCAAGCGTGA
- a CDS encoding ArsB/NhaD family transporter, which yields MDKHTVIALAIFAAAYALLIWDKIDRAVVALLGAMILLTLGVMNQEAALHGIDFNTLGLLIGMMVIVGITQKTGVFQYLAIKCAKLAKGEPWRILVYLSILTAILSAILDNVTTVLLIAPIMLLITDELKISPYPFLFSLITASNIGGAATLIGDPPNIMIGSAVGLTFMDFLIYVAPLMPFIMIATFAVLYVIFGRKMRVDNALKQKIMSFREIEAIKNPKLLKKSLFVLGLTVTGFILHGVLHLEAATIALFGASLLMLITNADFHKTMETVEWPTIFFFAGLFVIVHGLVETGVIGLLANKLIAATQGDARTTAFYVLWGSAVLSAIVDNIPYVATMIPLIEQMTPYYAGGETAVRPIWWALSIGACIGGNGSIIGASANVIVAGFAARSGHPIGFVKFMALAFPLMLFGILISHAYIYLFLL from the coding sequence ATGGACAAACACACCGTCATAGCGCTTGCCATTTTCGCGGCAGCATACGCCCTTCTTATCTGGGATAAGATAGACAGGGCCGTGGTGGCGCTCCTTGGCGCCATGATACTCTTAACACTTGGCGTAATGAACCAGGAGGCCGCGCTCCACGGCATAGACTTTAACACCCTCGGGCTTCTAATCGGCATGATGGTGATTGTCGGCATCACGCAGAAAACCGGCGTGTTCCAGTACCTGGCAATCAAATGCGCAAAGCTTGCAAAGGGCGAGCCGTGGCGAATTCTTGTTTACCTCTCTATATTAACGGCGATTCTCTCTGCTATACTCGATAACGTAACAACGGTGCTCCTCATAGCGCCGATAATGCTCCTCATCACCGATGAATTGAAAATTTCGCCTTACCCGTTCCTTTTCTCCCTTATAACGGCCTCGAACATCGGCGGCGCTGCGACCCTTATCGGAGACCCGCCAAACATCATGATAGGCAGCGCCGTGGGGCTGACCTTTATGGACTTTCTTATCTACGTTGCGCCGCTGATGCCGTTTATAATGATTGCGACATTCGCCGTGCTCTACGTCATATTCGGCAGGAAGATGCGGGTCGACAACGCTTTAAAGCAAAAGATAATGAGCTTTCGCGAAATAGAGGCCATAAAGAACCCGAAGCTCCTTAAAAAAAGCCTCTTTGTCCTCGGCCTTACCGTAACCGGCTTCATACTGCACGGTGTGCTGCACCTGGAGGCCGCAACAATCGCGCTCTTTGGAGCTTCACTTCTCATGCTCATAACAAACGCCGATTTCCATAAGACAATGGAAACGGTCGAGTGGCCAACCATTTTCTTCTTTGCCGGGCTTTTCGTGATAGTCCACGGCCTTGTTGAAACAGGCGTAATCGGGCTTCTCGCAAATAAGCTCATCGCCGCAACGCAGGGAGATGCGCGCACAACGGCCTTCTACGTGCTCTGGGGCTCTGCAGTGCTTAGCGCAATAGTCGACAACATCCCCTACGTGGCAACGATGATACCTCTGATAGAGCAGATGACGCCGTATTACGCGGGCGGCGAGACAGCGGTAAGGCCCATCTGGTGGGCGCTCTCGATAGGCGCATGCATTGGCGGCAACGGCTCGATAATCGGCGCCTCTGCAAACGTCATAGTGGCAGGGTTTGCCGCAAGAAGCGGCCACCCCATAGGGTTTGTCAAATTCATGGCCCTTGCCTTCCCTCTGATGCTTTTTGGCATACTGATAAGCCACGCATACATTTATCTTTTCCTTCTTTAA
- a CDS encoding CBS domain-containing protein codes for MAVRPVTIGPGTTLDEAARTLTKDNLEQVPVTDADGKVLGLLTIDAIIMASIKSVAKGSSADFCSCFDTLCGMTAADFAARQQENTPSDFSCIGPEASLAEVARLLLNGKNRVLLVTDNATRLLGVISATDVVRRLNTGK; via the coding sequence ATGGCAGTCAGGCCCGTTACCATAGGGCCCGGGACAACGCTTGACGAGGCAGCCAGAACTCTAACAAAAGACAACCTGGAGCAAGTTCCGGTAACGGATGCCGACGGCAAGGTGCTCGGGCTTTTGACGATCGATGCCATTATAATGGCGTCGATAAAGAGCGTAGCCAAGGGCAGTTCGGCGGATTTCTGCAGCTGTTTCGACACACTCTGCGGCATGACCGCAGCCGATTTTGCAGCACGGCAGCAAGAGAATACGCCTTCTGACTTTTCATGCATAGGCCCTGAGGCGTCCCTTGCCGAAGTGGCAAGGCTTTTACTTAACGGCAAAAACCGGGTGCTTCTGGTAACGGACAACGCAACACGGCTTCTTGGCGTTATATCGGCAACGGATGTCGTTAGGCGCTTAAACACCGGGAAGTAA
- a CDS encoding helix-turn-helix domain containing protein, which translates to MGVKFGDVMGRMKLSSGLKNDSKVARALGITPQAISNYRKRGNIPADVLLKFSEAFGVSVDWLVNGDGEIFKKGVTPLAIDKAALREAVMEYGDITSFADLSRLDPDELVTMGKLLKILRDGEENSVAALKNLLDSFARTTKNSQSRKAAHA; encoded by the coding sequence ATGGGCGTGAAATTCGGTGATGTGATGGGAAGGATGAAGCTGTCGTCCGGGCTCAAGAACGACTCGAAGGTGGCAAGGGCGCTCGGCATAACGCCGCAGGCAATATCGAACTACCGTAAGCGCGGCAACATACCGGCGGACGTGCTTCTAAAGTTCTCGGAAGCCTTCGGGGTATCGGTTGACTGGCTCGTAAACGGGGACGGCGAGATATTCAAAAAAGGCGTTACTCCCCTGGCTATCGACAAGGCAGCGCTTAGAGAGGCTGTTATGGAGTACGGCGACATAACGTCCTTTGCCGACCTCTCGAGGCTCGACCCGGACGAGCTCGTGACCATGGGAAAGCTTCTAAAGATACTTCGTGACGGAGAAGAGAACTCGGTTGCGGCGCTAAAAAACCTGCTCGACTCCTTCGCAAGGACAACTAAGAACAGCCAGAGCAGAAAAGCAGCGCACGCCTGA